TGAGATGATCTTGAGGTAAAACTGCTGCTCCGTAAAGAAAAACGAAAACTCTCGGTGCGGTTGAAGTCTTGAGAACCCATGTTATTAGCCATAGATGAGGCATCACCACCATCATAACGATGACCAGAGTTAGCAGCAAGGTTGATCCTGTTTGCCTCCAACCAACTCGTTATCATAGCCTTAACCGTGTAATTGGGAATGAGTTCTTGATGAGTCAGCACCTGCCGTGTCCTGGGACAAACAGCTAACCCGTTATCAAGCCATTTCTTAATGGATGTTCTGTCAAATGTCTGTCCTGAAGCTACTATTACCGGATCCAGCATGAGTTCCGTTGACAAAGGACATCTGAAATATGGAGGTATCGAGATACCTTTAGCCACTTCAAGAAACTCAGTTGTGAGCATGTGTTCACGGATGCACAAGACTAGTTCTATCAACTGTTCGATTTGTTCCACATTTTCTTTGGACTTGCTGGCCTGGGATCTTACCCTTTCCTTCTCCACAGCAATGCTTTCCTTtaagagatcctggtttgaTATCAAGCCCAACATATGAATGATGCTTTCCAGATGATGGTTATCCAAAGAGGTAATGTCGTCTTTCTGATTCTGTAAAGCGTTCTCCATGAGTTCGGTTAATGTCCCTTCTTGCTTAAAACTCTCAATCTCCTGCACGCAGCGCTGAAAACGTTCCAAGAGATCAATACAAGTGGCTGCAATCAAGACACAAAGagcaagaaaatgaaatattgtTTTACAGTTTACCTCAACAACTTGTACGCTTGAAGTTTCCGGGCTAGACTGTGATAACTGAAGAAGAATGCGACTAATCTCGAGAGAACAAGTCTGGACCTTTCCCAACAAAACCTCGCATTGAAACAcctgcacaacaacaacaacgcaCTGAATAATTCTTCTGAAAGATGCAGAGTTACTGAAAAAGGAGAGCTTGTTATATGCATCAACTTACACCAAACAGCTTGCTCAACTTAGGTGACCAGTCCTCTAATAACTCCCGAGCTTGGTTAACAACGGCATCTAAATCTTCACATCCTTTATTTAAGCAGTCATCAGAAGGTATTTTGCAATCAACAACTTCGTCAAGCAACGGTTTCAAGAGCTTCAACAAAAGAACCATGTTTCCAATACATGTCTGGATAGGATTAAATCTAATGGTCTGGCAAGCAACCAGATGAAGATACCGAGATATGCTGTTAAGAAGACATCGAACAGGCACAGGATCCATTCAACTATCAAaactggaaagaaaaaaaacaaaacacaaacatcaACATTATAATCTTCACAATAAACCTGATGATAACTTTGAACAAGTGtcggttaaaaaaaaaaaaaaatctgaaacacaTTAAAAAGCATTTGACTATTGACACATATTGTCTGAAAGACAAGACTTGACTTTTGACTAGATTCAGTCACCTCTTATGGAAAAAACAGAGACTTGAACACATTCTCAACAGATGTTTCTGCTTTCTTATTCAGTTCAGTTCTCAAATAAAGTGTGGGGGAAAACAACAGAGAAAATATACTTATACCTCCTTTGAATCTAATAAATAAACCTATCAAATCAACTCGAATAGACGAATACCCTAGAAAGAATCTCAACAAACAAAGACAATTCAACCAGAACCCAGAAGAAAAggatactcaaaaaaaaaaaaaaaccctaactttatTACATAATAATAACCTAAGAAATAAATGTAAGTAGGTGGAAGATGATACCCGAGAAAGAAGATTCAACTGATTTCTTGAAAgctggaagaagaaaggaatcgAGGGTTTCAAGAGAAGAAGGCGATCGATCATTcgagcttcttcttccaaagtgaCGACGAGTTTCCTAATTTATCTAAATTTGGTTCTTTGCTtacacaaagagagaagagagagagaagagaagagaagagagtgatgatgcaggcaaaataaaaaagtaagtGTTAAGTAATGGCGGGGGCCCAAGTTGGGTTTTTTTGCAGgtacatatctctctctcttattactGTTTTTGTAGAGAGTTGGTAAATCTTAAAgctgtctttatttttttattttttattataaatgattttactCAAGAAGGTAGTAATACTATTACAACAAATTTACATTGTTGCTTTGACAAAAGATTAGTTTAGGTTTGAAATTGagaattttatttaacttttccACATTAGGAATAATAATGTCAAAGGCGAAGAAGATACATTGGTCCTTTTGGAGGTGAGAAAGGTACACtgattaattttgtaatgttcttgtttttgggTAATATATGGCTTTCTTCCTGTATACATGATCAATATTTTtcagatttcttttttctttttttttgttagattattatgattttcttttcttttcactttttttctaCACCAAACAGAAAAATAGTCAAAAGATATGTTGGGCCGTGTGAAACAAATTGATGGGTTAGGCCCATTATTGTTTTGTAACGATCTGAATCTGTTTAGCGTCCTTTCATAACAACGAATTCTTCTTAGTTGTCCGGTCATAGTTTGGCGGAAAATGTATCgaaattctttttataattCGGTGCCGGCATATAAAAGTCAGACTGCATAACTGGACTGGACGAGTTATGACAACAAAGGAAAATAAGTCGAAGAGAAAAGACGAGCTAACTATCTCGTCCAACTTAAGCTATCCGTCAATTGCTTGTCGTTTCTCTAAccgttttcttctcttttttctgaTCTCTTTTTTCAGATGCCGTATGCCCGTATTTATAGGTAATTGTGTCAGTTccagaaaaaccaaaataccCTTACTTTCACTCTGATAATTATTTGGGCTTTTTTTGATTGGTATGGGCCGGACATCGTGGAAGTGAAATCAGTTTTGAAAGAAGATCTGTAATGGTCGAACGATATACTAGTTAGTAGTGTAATTATTGTTCTTGGGTTACTTGTTGGCTTGTTGCTCCAATATAGAATCTGATTAAATCGGTAATGATTCTACTAGACTAGTTGGTCcaagaaaaaaagtttagacaagGCATAACGaatagcaagaaaaaaaaaaggagctaaTTATAGAATTTAGAGTCCAACACAGAAGCGCCAACCATTTTAACCTCTCACAAATAGCAAGCAATTTTTAACCAACCAAGTTTAAATTTAATAACCAAAACGAAACGTGACGgccataaaaataataataagagagaaccaaaaaattgtttgtttttctctcttgattgagagaaaaacaaaacatagtaacgaaaacaaaaacttttctttGCAACTGATCTTCCCAACCTTTGATTCTCTGTTTCGCTTCGGCGGAATCAGAGAATCGTTTCAAGTTACGTATTGGAAGCACCTACGTTTTTTGATCTTGAATATATATTCGTTTACAGGGAAGAAGCATTGCAATTGGTAAAGTATTTTCTGATGAACTTTGTACGTAGTATAATTTTCAATCATTTGATAAACATTTAaaactaagtaaaaaaaaaaaagaaggtatttGTAGAGAAATGGGAGTGTCTCAAACCGACGGGAGAATGGAAGGTTGGCTTTACACCATCCGACATAACCGTTTTGGCCTTCAATTTTCCCGTAAACGCTATTTCTTGCTTGTCGACAACACCCTTACAAGCTTTAAATCTGTTCCATCTGATCACAATGAGGTTTGTNNNNNNNNNNaaaaaaaaaaaaaccctaactttatTACATAATAATAACCTAAGAAATAAATGTAAGTAGGTGGAAGATGATACCCGAGAAAGAAGATTCAACTGATTTCTTGAAAgctggaagaagaaaggaatcgAGGGTTTCAAGAGAAGAAGGCGATCGATCATTcgagcttcttcttccaaagtgaCGACGAGTTTCCTAATTTATCTAAATTTGGTTCTTTGCTtacacaaagagagaagagagagagaagagaagagaagagagtgatgatgcaggcaaaataaaaaagtaagtGTTAAGTAATGGCGGGGGCCCAAGTTGGGTTTTTTTGCAGgtacatatctctctctcttattactGTTTTTGTAGAGAGTTGGTAAATCTTAAAgctgtctttatttttttattttttattataaatgattttactCAAGAAGGTAGTAATACTATTACAACAAATTTACATTGTTGCTTTGACAAAAGATTAGTTTAGGTTTGAAATTGagaattttatttaacttttccACATTAGGAATAATAATGTCAAAGGCGAAGAAGATACATTGGTCCTTTTGGAGGTGAGAAAGGTACACtgattaattttgtaatgttcttgtttttgggTAATATATGGCTTTCTTCCTGTATACATGATCAATATTTTtcagatttcttttttctttttttttgttagattattatgattttcttttcttttcactttttttctaCACCAAACAGAAAAATAGTCAAAAGATATGTTGGGCCGTGTGAAACAAATTGATGGGTTAGGCCCATTATTGTTTTGTAACGATCTGAATCTGTTTAGCGTCCTTTCATAACAACGAATTCTTCTTAGTTGTCCGGTCATAGTTTGGCGGAAAATGTATCgaaattctttttataattCGGTGCCGGCATATAAAAGTCAGACTGCATAACTGGACTGGACGAGTTATGACAACAAAGGAAAATAAGTCGAAGAGAAAAGACGAGCTAACTATCTCGTCCAACTTAAGCTATCCGTCAATTGCTTGTCGTTTCTCTAAccgttttcttctcttttttctgaTCTCTTTTTTCAGATGCCGTATGCCCGTATTTATAGGTAATTGTGTCAGTTccagaaaaaccaaaataccCTTACTTTCACTCTGATAATTATTTGGGCTTTTTTTGATTGGTATGGGCCGGACATCGTGGAAGTGAAATCAGTTTTGAAAGAAGATCTGTAATGGTCGAACGATATACTAGTTAGTAGTGTAATTATTGTTCTTGGGTTACTTGTTGGCTTGTTGCTCCAATATAGAATCTGATTAAATCGGTAATGATTCTACTAGACTAGTTGGTCcaagaaaaaaagtttagacaagGCATAACGaatagcaagaaaaaaaaaaggagctaaTTATAGAATTTAGAGTCCAACACAGAAGCGCCAACCATTTTAACCTCTCACAAATAGCAAGCAATTTTTAACCAACCAAGTTTAAATTTAATAACCAAAACGAAACGTGACGgccataaaaataataataagagagaaccaaaaaattgtttgtttttctctcttgattgagagaaaaacaaaacatagtaacgaaaacaaaaacttttctttGCAACTGATCTTCCCAACCTTTGATTCTCTGTTTCGCTTCGGCGGAATCAGAGAATCGTTTCAAGTTACGTATTGGAAGCACCTACGTTTTTTGATCTTGAATATATATTCGTTTACAGGGAAGAAGCATTGCAATTGGTAAAGTATTTTCTGATGAACTTTGTACGTAGTATAATTTTCAATCATTTGATAAACATTTAaaactaagtaaaaaaaaaaaagaaggtatttGTAGAGAAATGGGAGTGTCTCAAACCGACGGGAGAATGGAAGGTTGGCTTTACACCATCCGACATAACCGTTTTGGCCTTCAATTTTCCCGTAAACGCTATTTCTTGCTTGTCGACAACACCCTTACAAGCTTTAAATCTGTTCCATCTGATCACAATgaggtttgtttcctttttctttttgaaatttttaaatattttcattcgGTTTCGTGGGATATACATTGTGTTCATGTCTAATGGATTGCGTAAAGATGTAACGTCTACATGAATTAGTAAACGAAGGAGCCATTCGATGAAAGTGAAAACCAGAAAAACTTTACGTACGTTCTTATGGTTTTGTTTCTGTGTAGGAACCTGACAGAAGAGCATCTTTAGATTGTTGTATTCGCGTCACCGACAATGGAAGAGAGAGTTTCCATAGGAAGGTACTAATTATTAGAAACTAATATGAGTCTACAATTTCTGTATTTTGCAGAagttttattagtatttttcttAATGTTTTGTTTCAGATCCTTTTCATATTCACGCTTTACAACACTTCAAACCATGTGGATCAACTGAAGGTTCTTTTGACAAGTTTTGTCTATTACATCATTTTTAGCTTATGTTTCTCTTAATAATATTCAGTTAGGTTTTCTTGTGACTTTGAACAGTTGGGAGCAAGTAGTCCTGAAGAAGCAGCCAAATGGATCCGATCATTACAAGATGCTTcacaaaaggttttaaaaagctCCTTCATATTGatctataaatatattagatttgaGAGACgactcttatatatatacattgaatGTTATGTTTCTAGGGGTTTCCGATTCCGGATTGCGAATTTGTATCCCATGCTGAGAAGGGACTTGTGAAGCTTGATGTATCAAAGAGGACACGCCGCAAAAACTCTGTGGACTGGACAAATTACTCATCGACGAATCACTCATCGACAAATTACTCGTCATCATCATTGAATGTCGAAACGGTAGCATCTGATGTCATTGCACCTTCTCCATGGAAAATCTTCGGATGCCAAAACGGTAAGAAAATACCATCTTTCTTGCGACTCACGAAACCGCTGGCCTTACCGagcttttttaaaattttaggtttACGCCTTTTCAAAGAAGCTAAAGACTGGGATTCCCGCGGACGggtattgtttattttctcataaGGTGAATCGTAATTTGTTTCTTGACTTATTTAATTTAGCTGAAAAACCTTTGGCAGCATTGGGAAGATCATGCCGCAATAATGGCGGTTGGGGTCATTGAAGGTACTTCAGAGGATATTTTCAATACGTTAATGTCTCTCGGTCCTTTAAGATCAGAGTAAGCTCTATTACTTTTGAGAACTTGTCCTATTATATAGAGTCTGATCACTTACTGCGTTTCCATGTCGGCCACTACAGGCGCTTTAACTCGCTAGATTCATATGGTTTTCGTCATAGGGTTTACATTGTTATCTGTTAATtatgataaatatattaaagattGAAAGTTTAATTGCTGCATTTCTTGCAGATGGGACTTCTGTTTCTACAAAGGCAGTGTGGTGGAGCATCTTGATGGACACACATATATAATCAATATGCAGTTATATAGTGATTGGCTGCCATGGGGCATGAATCGAAGAGACTTATTGCTGCGACGCTactggagaagagaagaagatggaacaTATGGTATGATAGTTCTTGATAAGGTTCTTGAGTTTTGTTGATTCGTtgagttttagggtttataacCTTCTTCACTTTGAATATCATAGTGATACTTTGCCACTCTGTCTATCACAAGAAGTGCCCGCCAAAGAGGGGATACGTTCGTGCTTGTGTCAAAAGTAAAGTTTCTTACTTCAAATCCTAATTTGGTTTTTCATTAGAATGCCTTATCAAAAGTTATAAGGGGTCTAATATGACATCAAAATGTAGGTGGTGGTTACGTGGTGACTCCAGTGAACAAAGGGAAACATTCACTAGTGAAGCATATGGTAGCCATTGACTGGAGAAGCTGGAACTTATACATGAGGCCATCTTCTGCAAGATCCATAACCATCCGTGTGGTTGAGAGGGTTGCAGCGTTACGCGAAATGTTTAAAGCGAGACAAGGACACAGCTTCTCTGAGTTCGTGTCAGGGGAGTTCATGGTAACCAAACCCTCCTTGTCCAAGATCAACATTAAACCCCTTAAAACAGAGGCCAAAGACGTTTATCAAGAGACAATGAAAGCTGATGAAATGGATAAACCTTCTTCAGCACGCAATAGTTTGATGGACTTAAATGATGCTTCTGATGAGTTTTTCGACGTTCCTGAGCCCAACGAGTCCACAGAGTTTGATAGCTTTATTGATACCTCTCCTTACTCTCAAGGACATCAGGTAATTTTATGCTTAACCCCTTTTGCTTGTAGTTTGTAGATCAAACTAATTTCaaagttgtgtgtgtgtgttaaaaCTCAAGATACCAACACCATCTGGTATTGTCAAGAAACTTCAAGATCTAGCCATTAATAAGAAAGGCTATATGGACTTACAGGAGGTGGGTTTGGAAGAAAATAACACATTCTTCTATGGAGCCACACTTCACAAAGACTCAAGTCTCACTCTGCCTTGTAGTTGGTCTACCGCGGACGCATCCACATTCTTGATTCGCGGAGACAGTTATCTAGAAGATCGTCAAAAGGTAATACATTTTCTAGCTATATAAATGTGGTTGCGCTTCTTGTTGAATCTTAAATGCTCAGTCAAcatgtatgatgatgatgttggtacTTATCAAACGATAGGTTAAGGCCAATGGCACATTGATGCAAATGATTGGAGCAGACTGGATAAGTTCGGATAAGCGGGAAGATGATCTTGGTGGACGACTAGGTGGTCTAGTTCAGGAATATGCAGCAAAAGGCAGTCCAGAGTTTTTCTTCGTTGTAAACATACAGGTGAATAAAGAGCTTCTATGCTAAAGAAtcattgattttataaaagtcaAGAGACATTAACTAATATCAAATGTATAAATTAGGTCCCTGGTTCGGCAATGTACAGTTTAGCATTGTACTATATGCTGAAAACTCCATTGGAAGAGCATCCTTTGTTACAGAGTTTTGTGAATGGTGATGATGCTTATCGCAACTCGCGCTTTAAACTAATCCCTCATATCTCAAAAGGTTCATGGATTGTGAAACAAAGTGTTGGCAAGAAGGCTTGCCTGGTTGGTCAGGCACTTGAAGTTCGTTACACCCGCTGCAAGAACTACTTGGAGGTaaaaacatgaatcaaaatcaaattatatgtaATCCGATTAAAAACCATAATGTTTTTGagctttttgtttcttcggatcagcttgatgttgatgttggGTCTTCAACTGTTGCAAGAGGTGTAACCAATCTTGTTCTTGGATATCTCAACAACTTGGTTATAGAAATGGCGTTCTTGATACAGGTAACCAAAACAGAAGgatatgttttaagtttttcgAAAGTATAAGCAGGGTCGTGCCTAGACTCCCGGAGGCCTaaggcaaaaaataaaaatttatacattttcgTGATCAAaaatgttataacttataactaaaattagatatattttttataataaattatagataattagtactttgtttttaatctatgaaaataaaactttatgttatatactataaatatataatattatacaatttttaaatctattttcttaattaacacTTTATATCTacgaaaatacaataatttttaaaagtatatattgtaaaatattagAGATAAATGAgatactttttaatatattaaacaaatttttgaaacttaagaaaaagaacattgaaaatatatattttactaatatatcaaataattatttaaatttggggACCAATTAGAAAGTcaataaaatcttaatattaGGGGGCCTAAAgcaaatgccttttttttaactcatagGCACGGCTgtataagatgttttgttctgtttatgAACCGTATAATGATCGTTTTCAATATCTTAACACGAATCATGCAGGCAAATACAGCAGAGGAACTACCAGAACTGTTAATAGGAACATGTCGACTCAACTATCTTGATGTCTCAAAGTCTGTAAAAGAAAGATGAGACATCCCTAAGAACAAACAATATTGCAGGAGTAGAGGATGTTTTCGACTTTTGTTCCTTTGAAAAAGATGTGTTTGACTGTGTTTCTTACCTTTTGTTTTCATGTCAATTCGTATAGAAAGGATCAGTAGTTTGATTCCCTGCGGTGTCTGATCCAACGTTGAATAAATAAACTTGTTGATAAGATTGAAAACTCCACAAGAGCGCTTCGTTTTCAGTATTTTgcagaaataaaaaacagaggacGAAGTTACTTGCGCAACAGGCAACAGCTCTTCCTCTGATTGATCTTTAAACCCTACTACATTGTAATAGgtttttatacaaaatacaaTCACGTAGCTTAGACGTAAGTGGTCCGATCGAAGTGTacgattcttttttcttttctcaatttgACAAGAGtgtaataagaaaatatatataaagtttaaatcGATATTGGAAGTCTGGGACTACATACCCATATTATTATAGAGTGAGTGACTGTGATTAATGAATAAGAAACTGTGGGGTTGAATAGCGTTGCGTGCCTCCGAAAGCAAAGGAGGTCTCTTTCAATGGGATACAGGTTTCTCCGGTTCATTTGTCGGCACCGACACATCTCTAAActattcctctgttttgttttcctagtttttaatatattttttttcctcatgctttttattttctttttcacgTTAAAAAAAcctatttgtttttctatttatttcttttttttttaataatttagggTAAATCTCCAGGCATATAGAAGGGTCCGAGACTAATCCCTCGGAGAGGTGCAGTCCACAGATAGACTCTTTCTCCGAGTATTCAAATGGGTCGTAAACAAGGGCTCATATCTATGTGGCCACATAGTAAATGAGTAGCAATTCCGCATCTGGAGAGAATCATTGATCCTTGACCTGGACCAACAAGGCAACTCTTCCAACTAAATAGGAACTACTAACCCACCACCATGtggtttatttatttcctttcaGTCAAGAACTTTTGACTATATATCATCTTGTAATATTTCTGACAAAATTGCATACTTTCTCTGAGCTTTTATAGTTATACCATTTTTTACTtatcgtatatatatacaagttcgTACTATTTTCACgttaaatattacaatttacaacatgtatattttttaagCATGTTGTTcaatcatcattttatttttaacatattacTGATGAATGATCTATCCCCCACAGCCAGATTTAATGTAGCATACATTCACTCCAAGCAGTGACGGATCCTCTTCCATGCATCATAAATTTTGCGTCCGAAAGTAGCAAGAAGTTCGTCTCCGGACATTATAAACTCTAAGCAtgccactacaaaaaaatgatcattttataacacttattttgattatttgtattacttataattgatgtaaaaaacatttacatcacttaaagaaatcatttatagttcattgatgcaaataattcacatcattttttttacaactgaTGCAATTGTACATAATATTTGCATCAGTTATTGTaatgatgttaattttgtgtcatttacaaaaaatgatgtttcttttaaaaatcattttatgtaattgattttagtatttgtaaCAGTTATAATAActgatatatatgtttatatcacttataattaattgatataaaaaaatttatcaaatagaaatgaattattttttcagaaatttatacaaaataatttattaaatacgaaaaaatattgattaataattaaaaatgataaattcatTGTGCACATGATttactattaattaattaattgatttaaaattattttttaattaagttaattaattaaataacaatacAACTTTTTCATTAATCTTTCTAAACCGAGTTtgttacaatttacaaaattaaaattggtttaCATAATAACtggttaacaaaataaattaaaaaccctagctaggtagttttttttttgtgtgtcgcCCCTACTGCCAAGATCCGGCTAGGGtaatttacaatttcttttGATCTGGTCGAGACTATGAGCAAGAAAAGAGTTGGTCAATCACACATCTCGTCACCGTTAACTACCTTCCCTCGACGAGAAGCAAAACCCGCAGACCGCTTCCACTGTAGAC
The sequence above is drawn from the Camelina sativa cultivar DH55 chromosome 4, Cs, whole genome shotgun sequence genome and encodes:
- the LOC104781348 gene encoding protein ENHANCED DISEASE RESISTANCE 2-like isoform X1, with protein sequence MGVSQTDGRMEGWLYTIRHNRFGLQFSRKRYFLLVDNTLTSFKSVPSDHNEEPDRRASLDCCIRVTDNGRESFHRKILFIFTLYNTSNHVDQLKLGASSPEEAAKWIRSLQDASQKGFPIPDCEFVSHAEKGLVKLDVSKRTRRKNSVDWTNYSSTNHSSTNYSSSSLNVETVASDVIAPSPWKIFGCQNGLRLFKEAKDWDSRGRHWEDHAAIMAVGVIEGTSEDIFNTLMSLGPLRSEWDFCFYKGSVVEHLDGHTYIINMQLYSDWLPWGMNRRDLLLRRYWRREEDGTYVILCHSVYHKKCPPKRGYVRACVKSGGYVVTPVNKGKHSLVKHMVAIDWRSWNLYMRPSSARSITIRVVERVAALREMFKARQGHSFSEFVSGEFMVTKPSLSKINIKPLKTEAKDVYQETMKADEMDKPSSARNSLMDLNDASDEFFDVPEPNESTEFDSFIDTSPYSQGHQIPTPSGIVKKLQDLAINKKGYMDLQEVGLEENNTFFYGATLHKDSSLTLPCSWSTADASTFLIRGDSYLEDRQKVKANGTLMQMIGADWISSDKREDDLGGRLGGLVQEYAAKGSPEFFFVVNIQVPGSAMYSLALYYMLKTPLEEHPLLQSFVNGDDAYRNSRFKLIPHISKGSWIVKQSVGKKACLVGQALEVRYTRCKNYLELDVDVGSSTVARGVTNLVLGYLNNLVIEMAFLIQANTAEELPELLIGTCRLNYLDVSKSVKER
- the LOC104781348 gene encoding protein ENHANCED DISEASE RESISTANCE 2-like isoform X2, whose protein sequence is MGVSQTDGRMEGWLYTIRHNRFGLQFSRKRYFLLVDNTLTSFKSVPSDHNEEPDRRASLDCCIRVTDNGRESFHRKILFIFTLYNTSNHVDQLKLGASSPEEAAKWIRSLQDASQKGFPIPDCEFVSHAEKGLVKLDVSKRTRRKNSVDWTNYSSTNHSSTNYSSSSLNVETVASDVIAPSPWKIFGCQNGLRLFKEAKDWDSRGRHWEDHAAIMAVGVIEGTSEDIFNTLMSLGPLRSEWDFCFYKGSVVEHLDGHTYIINMQLYSDWLPWGMNRRDLLLRRYWRREEDGTYVILCHSVYHKKCPPKRGYVRACVKSGGYVVTPVNKGKHSLVKHMVAIDWRSWNLYMRPSSARSITIRVVERVAALREMFKARQGHSFSEFVSGEFMVTKPSLSKINIKPLKTEAKDVYQETMKADEMDKPSSARNSLMDLNDASDEFFDVPEPNESTEFDSFIDTSPYSQGHQEVGLEENNTFFYGATLHKDSSLTLPCSWSTADASTFLIRGDSYLEDRQKVKANGTLMQMIGADWISSDKREDDLGGRLGGLVQEYAAKGSPEFFFVVNIQVPGSAMYSLALYYMLKTPLEEHPLLQSFVNGDDAYRNSRFKLIPHISKGSWIVKQSVGKKACLVGQALEVRYTRCKNYLELDVDVGSSTVARGVTNLVLGYLNNLVIEMAFLIQANTAEELPELLIGTCRLNYLDVSKSVKER